One Glandiceps talaboti chromosome 20, keGlaTala1.1, whole genome shotgun sequence genomic region harbors:
- the LOC144450927 gene encoding shiftless antiviral inhibitor of ribosomal frameshifting protein homolog — translation MASIQKSFYIAREEIKFQNDTDDGIKGKIHMTGSAIKKETRTDIEFQVLRNGTMKFLITGVRDNVGTAIALLQRRLTLQRRQVTEQLPDGVVPLTMDNLRKHNQALTEKRQFGCEPCDNVYWRKVFEYKPVARCEKCGERYEAIPKEQQYGLGAYECTNCGRKFTGRARYDVPAMCYECHVMVRPVNIGPRPRGQRRSGNIHSCQACHNGRIRPCPMYKRVVIASKVHQSTGSTVSTFLSQQSSIYYPPVSTASDPPPPATAPATTTTAGSETATTTTTTASGVESVPVAVEAAQ, via the exons ATGGCCAGTATCCAGAAG TCGTTTTATATTGCTAGAGAAGAAATCAAATTCCAAAATGACACTGATGACGGTATCAAAGGAAAG aTTCATATGACAGGTAGTGCCATCAAGAAAGAAACAAGGACAGATATTGAATTCCAAGTTCTAAGAAATGGCACCATGAAATTTCTCATAACCGGAGTCCGAGATAACGTTGGCACTGCGATCGCCCTCTTGCAGCGTCGGTTAACACTG CAAAGACGACAAGTCACTGAACAATTGCCTGATGGCGTCGTTCCGCTTACGATGGACAACTTACGCAAACATAACCAAGCTTTGACCGAGAAACGTCAGTTTGGTTGTGAACCATGTGATAACGTGTACTGGAGGAAAGTGTTCGAGTACAAACCAGTGGCAAG ATGTGAAAAGTGTGGTGAACGGTACGAAGCCATACCTAAAGAGCAACAGTATGGTCTTGGCGCTTATGAATGCACTAACTGTGGTAGAAAGTTTACTGGTCGTGCTAGATATGATGTTCCTGCAATGTGCTAtgaatgtcatgtcatg GTACGACCCGTAAACATTGGACCAAGACCACGTGGACAACGACGAAGCGGTAACATCCACAGCTGTCAGGCTTGCCACAACGGAAGAATACGACCATGTCCGATGTACAAGAGAGTTGTCATCGCAAGCAAAGTACACCAGAGTACTGGTTCTACAGTATCAACATTCTTGTCCCAACAATCATCCATATACTACCCACCTGTATCAACAGCCAGTGATCCACCTCCACCTGCTACAGCTCCAGCTACAACAACCACAGCAGGTTCTGAAACAGCaacaactacaactacaacaGCATCTGGAGTAGAAAGTGTACCTGTAGCAGTGGAAGCAGCACAGTAG